From the genome of Canis lupus familiaris isolate Mischka breed German Shepherd chromosome 20, alternate assembly UU_Cfam_GSD_1.0, whole genome shotgun sequence:
CTTGAAGTAGCAGTCACCCCGACCCACGTACCCTCGGCCACCATGGCCCCCTGCCTCTGCCAACAGACACCAACCTGGTTTGGGGTTGTTTATTTTCACAAGCAGGGCCGTTTTCCGACACCTGGGACAAAGGGGACACCGTCCCAGGGGACCCTTGGGCTCGGGCCTGAAGGTGGTTGGAGCAAGGAAGAGCACGTGCCCAGGTTCCGGGCCAGGCTGGACCCGCGCTAAGCTCAGGCCCAGGGACGAGCTCAGTCTGGGCACAAATGCATCCCCACACACCAGTGGGAACGGCATGGGGTCTGGCTTCAGGGAGGGAGACGCAAGTTGTCCCTAAAACTGCCCAACAGGACCACAGCCGCTGGGCGGCAACGAGACAGGCAAAGGCCTGCGGGTGCAGTCTGACAGGAGGCCGAGCCGTCGGAGCAGAGCAAGGTCCGGAAGCCCGCGGGCCCCGCTGTCTACGCGCCAGGGTCCAGGCGGCGGCACTGGGCCTCCAGGACACCACGGAACACCTGGAAGCGGTGGTTGAGGTCAGGCCGCGCGTGGATGCGGAAGCGGGTCCCCAGGGCACCGTCGGGCGAGGGTGCCCCGTAGAAAACGCGCTGCACCCGGGAGTGTACCAGGGCCATGGCGCACATGGCACAGGGCTCGCGGGTGATGTAGAGGTCGTAGCCCGTGCACACATAAGGGACGCTGTCGTCATGCATGTCCCCATCCTCGTCCAGCTTGCGCACGGAGCCCACCCGGACGCTCTGGGGAGTAACGGCTGGGACGAAGGAGCAGGCGGGGTAGGGGCCGAGGTCATAGGCGCCgcggccctggccctgggccacCAGGTCAATGCACACCATGGTGGCGTGCAGCAGGGGGCTGGCCGCGTTGCTGCAGTCGTGACCCGTGGCCAGCACTCGGCCTGAGGACGGGTCCACCACCACGGCCCCCACCGCCCTCAGGCCCCTGGCAGCCGCCTGCCGAGCGGCCCACACGGCCTGCTCCATGTGGCCCTGCATCGCTGTCCGCTCCTGCGCCGAGAAGAGCCGCCCGGCCAAGGCACGTGTCACCTGCCGATCCTCGTGGAAGGATGTGGGCCAGTGGGCCCGCGCCTCCTCAAACTGG
Proteins encoded in this window:
- the ADAT3 gene encoding probable inactive tRNA-specific adenosine deaminase-like protein 3 codes for the protein MDPAPGPVEQRGDEKTGSPEQEPERWQALPVLSEQQSQDVELVLAYAAPVLDKRQTSRLLKEVSAVHPLPAQPHLKRVRPSRDASRPHALEMLLCLAGPAAGTRSLAELLPQPAVDPRGLGQPFLVPVPARPPLTRGQFEEARAHWPTSFHEDRQVTRALAGRLFSAQERTAMQGHMEQAVWAARQAAARGLRAVGAVVVDPSSGRVLATGHDCSNAASPLLHATMVCIDLVAQGQGRGAYDLGPYPACSFVPAVTPQSVRVGSVRKLDEDGDMHDDSVPYVCTGYDLYITREPCAMCAMALVHSRVQRVFYGAPSPDGALGTRFRIHARPDLNHRFQVFRGVLEAQCRRLDPGA